The following coding sequences are from one Dreissena polymorpha isolate Duluth1 chromosome 8, UMN_Dpol_1.0, whole genome shotgun sequence window:
- the LOC127842033 gene encoding phospholipid phosphatase 5-like, with the protein MKKMYSTNMKVEIAMRVFLIGFFFYTDKAPGFRRKIQPEEFWLYNFPRSESYYPSSYLWLTVFCVPSLTAWCVYQFTKDLVDTVQFLLGVYMSVFLTADITNCLKLTVGRPRPDFLARCFPDGNVEDPEKCKGSLKDVIDGYKSFPSGHSALIFGCLAYIALYLAGKLHVCNARGRGSAWRIVCVILPLLWATLVAVSRTADYHHHWQDVTVGSILGLVISFVTYRSYYPSLMRLNSDVPYVSISNTVTIPYTDRLTMPEVAISMSGPLDTLKTT; encoded by the exons ATGAAGAAGATGTACAGTACGAATATGAAGGTCGAGATCGCCATGAGAGTTTTTCTCATTGGCTTCTTTTT CTATACAGATAAAGCTCCTGGGTTCAGAAGAAAAATACAGCCAGAGGAGTTTTGGTTGTACAACTTCCCCAGATCTGAAAGCTACTATCCCAGCAGCTATTTATGG CTAACAGTGTTTTGTGTGCCTTCCCTCACGGCCTGGTGTGTGTACCAGTTCACCAAGGATCTTGTCGATACGGTCCAATTTCTACTAG GTGTGTATATGTCTGTGTTTCTCACGGCGGACATAACCAACTGTCTGAAACTTACTGTTGGAAG GCCCCGTCCAGACTTTCTAGCACGCTGTTTCCCTGACGGTAACGTCGAGGACCCTGAGAAGTGCAAGGGCAGTCTGAAGGACGTCATAGACGGGTACAAGAGCTTCCCCAGCGGACACAGTGCAT TGATCTTTGGCTGCCTTGCATACATTGCCTTGTATCTAGCCGGGAAACTACACGTGTGTAATGCTCGCGGCAGAGGCAGTGCTTGGCGGATAGTGTGTGTTATACTGCCGTTGTTATGGGCCACCCTGGTCGCGGTCTCACGAACTGCGGACTACCACCACCATTGGCAAG ATGTTACAGTGGGCAGTATACTAGGGCTGGTGATATCTTTCGTGACGTATCGCTCCTATTACCCGTCCCTGATGCGTTTGAATTCCGATGTTCCATATGTGTCAATAAGCAACACTGTAACCATACCATACACTGACAGACTGACAATGCCAGAGGTGGCGATATCCATGAGTGGACCATTAGACACGTTGAAAACCACATGA